The nucleotide sequence ATTGAGAGGTCTGGAAAGCCTAACTTTCCTCTTCCGCAGTAGAATTCCCCTTCTCTTGCAACAAAATCTCTCGTATGGACACGTACTTCAAGAGCCTTGTTGAATAAGTAAGATTGATAGGCATGAAGGAACATAATTGATAGTGCCCGAGGGAGTCGCTGGACGGCTCCTACAAAGTCATTCGGGTATTTTGTTAGATGGTGTAGCATAAGTCTCTCATACTTGAGGTGAGAGGGAAAATTTTTTAGTGCTAAGTTAAAATCGTGGGTTTCTGCCAATTCTTTTCTTGCTTGTACTGCCTGCGGGTCTTTCTCGTTGCTTGAATCGGAGAGGTAGCTCATGATTGCTTCTTTAAATTTCTCTTGAAGAAGTAATTTTCCAATTTTATGCGTATTTGATCTAAGTGAGCCAAACCTCTGAGAACCAAAGTAATTAGGGAACAAAAGTCTGGTTTCACTTGCGATTTCTTTTATTGCCTCCTCCTTGCCTGAGGTTTGAGGAATGAGAGCTGTAAACCTGTTTCCCAACAGTTCGCCCATTCTTACCGGTTCTTCGCAAGCCCATGAACCATTTATCTGAATATCCTGGATTTTGAGTGACAGGAGTTTTTCTGGCTCTATAGCAAATACGCTACAAAGTTGCGTTGTGGTGGCGTTTTTATCTTTTATTCCTGCGTGAGAGAAGCGCTTGTGAGTTATATGAAGTGCTTTTGCAATCGCAAGCTCGGCTTGTATTGTACTCCAACCTGATTTTTGGAGGACAAAGTGTGCAAACTTCCCATCGGAGGAAGATTTTTCAATCTTTTTTCCTACTTCAAGCACTTCACAAGTAGGGGTTATCTCCTCGACAACGAAAGTTTGAGGAGTGGGGAAGAATGGAATATTTAGAGAGGGGAGACTTGCAAGGCGACGCATCATGGGTTATTTTAAACATTATTAATAAATAAAGAGAGGGTTTGAGGGAAATGAAGTATGCAGCTTATTGTTTGCGAAAAGCCAAGAGTAGCACAGAAGATAGCCTCTGCGCTTGCTGAAGGAGAGATTAGAATAGGAAAGTTTAGGAAGGTCAAATATTATATCTTAAAGCGAGAGGGGCAAGAGATTTGTGTTGCACCTGCAGTTGGGCACGTCTATTCTCTTGACCAAAAATCAGGAGAAAAGAATAGCTATCCTGTTTTTGATGTAGATTGGAGAAAAGCTTATGAGGTTGAAAAAGAAGCTCATTACACAAAAGATTATATTGAACTTCTTGAGGAGCTGGGAAAAAAGGCAGATGAGATAATAATAGCTTGTGACTATGACATAGAAGGAAGTCTTATAGGGTATAATGTACTTCGCTTTGCCTGTGGACGAAGCGAAGGAGCGCGAATGAAGTTTTCGACTCTCACCTCTGAAGAGCTAATTGAAGCTTATGAAAAACGCACAGGGGTAGATGTTCTTAATGCCAAATCTGGTGAGGCACGGCATATCTTGGATTGGATATGGGGGATAAATTTAAGCCGCGCCTTGATGGAGGCTATAAGAAAAAGAGGAAGCTTCAAGATCATGAGCATAGGACGTGTACAGGGTCCCGCTCTCTCAATCCTTGCAAAAAGGGAGAAAGAGATATTACAATTTAAGCCTACACCTTACTGGGAGGTATTATTTGAAGCAAAAGGAGTTACATTTACTCACGAAAAGGAAAGATTTGAAAAAAGAGAGGAAGCAAAAAAGGCGTATGAAACAACAAGTAAAGAAGGAAGAGTTATAAAAATAGAAAAGAAAGAGTATTTACAACCTGCGCCGTCTCCTTTTGATTTAACAAGCTTGCAGATTGAGGCTCATGCCTGTCTCGGTATTGACCCAAAACGAACACTTGATATAGCTCAGAGGCTGTATGAGGCGTCTCTTATCTCCTATCCGCGCACAAGTTCCCAAAAACTTCCCTTACAGCTCAGGTTGCCGCTTATAATACAACGGCTATCTCAAAATCCCAAATATTCCGAACACGCTAGGGCGTTAATTGCAAATAAAAGATTTACGCCAAAGGAGGGAAAAAAGGAGGATGCGGCCCACCCAGCTATCCACCCTACCGGCATTATTAGCAAATTGGAGGGTACAGAAGAAAAACTCTATGACCTTATAGTAAGGCGTTTTCTTTCTACTTTTGCCGAACCTGCACGAAGGGAAAGCCAAAAAATAATAATTGAAGCCGGCAGTCAGAGGTATAGGACTTCTGGAAACAGAACTTTGTTTGAAGGATGGTTTGAGATTTACAAGCCTTACTTGAGAATGGAAGAAGTAAGCTTACCCTCTTTTGCAGAAGGCGAAATAGTTAAGGTAGAAGGACTTAGAATCGTGGAAAAAAGGACTAAGCCTCCAAAGAGATACACGCCTGCATCCATAATAGCAGAGCTTGAGAGGATGGGGCTTGGCACAAAGGGCACGAGAGCTGTGATTATAGACACTCTATTTAAAAGAGGGTATATCCACGGAAAACAGATAAGGGTAACCCCATTTGGAATGTCAGTTTATGAAACCCTCTCTGAGAATGTTCCTGAAATAATGGATGAGGGGATGACAAGAAAACTTGAATATGAAATGGAGAGGATACAGAATGGGGAAATTCAAGAAGAGATAGTAATCGAAAATGGAAAAAGGCTGTTGGAAGAAGCAATAGTTCATCTAAACTCCCTTCAAAATGAAGTAGGCAAGGCTTTGTCAGAGGGGTTAGTTGAAAAGAAGGCTGCAGATTCTATTTTAGGAAAATGTAGATGCGGGCATGATATTAAAGAAATAACATCAAAATCAAACAAAAGATTCGCAGGTTGCTCCAATTATCCAAACTGCAGTATAACTTACCCGCTTCCCCAAGAAGGTAAAATTGAACCACTTGGAAGTGTATGCGAAACTTGTGGGACTCCTCAAATAAAGGTTAGTAGAAAACGAAGGAAGGCATTTATTATGTGCCTAGACCCAAACTGTGCCACAAAGGAGGGATGGGGGGAGTGGAAGAGCAAGAAAAAAGAGGGATAAAAGTTAAAAAAGAGAAGCTCCAAACTACTCCGTAAGGCGATGTAACATGAGGATAGGCACTCTTGTGATTTTCTTATTTTTGTTTGGAGTGTTTTATCCCCAGATAACTCCTGGTTCGTGTAGTGATGGAACGCCGTATGGGAAATGTTCTAATGTTACTGCAGGTAAGTTTTGTACTGGGTTAATAACTAATCCAACACTTCAGGATAACGCAATACGGTGCAAGTGTAGCTCTGTGCCAGGATACACTACGGACCCGTCTAACCCTGATAGATGCATAGCTCTTCAGGCCGGATGTGCAAACAACAATCCCCCATGTAAGGAATATGAGGAATGTATAAACAACAAGTGTGAGAAAAAGAAAGGATGCCAATATGGCAATCCGCCGTGTCCTCCGACACAGGAATGTGTAGATAACCAGTGTGTAATTAAAAGCGGTTGTCTTTTCAACAACCCCCCATGTCCGTTAGGACAAGTTTGCAATGCAGTTACCAATACATGCATCTCGGCATTGGAAATAGAAACGGCCCAACCTTCGCAATCACCTTCTGCTTCTCCGCCAACCAAAACTGAAGCACCTGAGACAGAGGAGGAGGGACCACCTGAGCTTATTACTTATGAACCAAGAAAAGTAGGATTGTGTTGTGCAAGTGCCCTTGCCATTTTGGCAGTTGGGTTTATGGTTATTGTAAAGAAGAGTTAGATTTTTTGCTTTAAAGTTGTTTACTTTAAAATTGATTTGTTTATCTTAATTATTTATAATAGCTAAGCTACAATTATTTTTGTGGCCACGGTGGTGTAGCTAGGCAGCACAGGGGACTGTGGATCCCCGGGCCCGAGTTCAAACTAACGCCAATTAACGGCGCTATAAAGAACAAATCTCGGCTGTGGCCCATTTGTTTTATATAAGAAGATGAAATAGGAGCGTATCCGGTTGAAAAAAATAGTTCTTCAGATGCTACTCTCGCTGGTCATCCTTGCTTTAATTATGTATTTGGCGGATTTTGAAAAAGTTGCTCAGATTATTTATGAGGCCAATCTTTTCTATCTTGCAGTTGCTGTTGTATTCTACTTTTCCATAAATATTGTAATGGTATTTAGAATTGGGATGATTCTAGATTATCTGGGAGAAAAAACAGATTATCGGAGGATACTAACCTCTCATTTTGGAGGTATGCTTGCATCTGATTTTACTCCTGCTCGTGCGGGTTATCTGTTAACGGCTTTTTTGATTTCAAGAAATCAGGGGGTTGACTTAAATAAATCGCTCGTTTCTATTCTTGGCCCGCAGATGTTTGACTTCATATTCAAATTTGTGGCTGGAGGAATTGGAATCTGGTACCTATCTACGTTCATTCTTACTTTTTGGCAAGGAACTAAATTAAATCTCATTATGGGGCTGGTCGTTCTTGGGGGCATGATTTTGTGTATATGGCTCTTGCTCTTTTCAAAGAAGTTTTTAGAGTTAATTTCATTTATAAGAAACCTTCCCGCAGGGAAGCATGCATACGAGACTCTTTTAAATATGCAGCAGAATTCGCATGCTATTTCTAGCCTAACACCGCAGATATTGGTCCTCTTGTTTGTTACGTGGGTTCTCAAAGCAATAGAATGGTGGTTTATCTCAATGGGACTTGGGATAGAGCCAAATATAAATTTCCCGCCTATAATATTTTGGGGTTTTATTCAACCAATAGTTACTCTCTTGCAATTTATGCCATTTCCGACTATTGCCGGGGTAGGATTGGCTGAAGGTGGGGCATCTATTCTGCTTATGCAGTTTGGTGTGAGCTTTCCTCA is from Candidatus Anstonellales archaeon and encodes:
- the truD gene encoding tRNA pseudouridine(13) synthase TruD codes for the protein MMRRLASLPSLNIPFFPTPQTFVVEEITPTCEVLEVGKKIEKSSSDGKFAHFVLQKSGWSTIQAELAIAKALHITHKRFSHAGIKDKNATTTQLCSVFAIEPEKLLSLKIQDIQINGSWACEEPVRMGELLGNRFTALIPQTSGKEEAIKEIASETRLLFPNYFGSQRFGSLRSNTHKIGKLLLQEKFKEAIMSYLSDSSNEKDPQAVQARKELAETHDFNLALKNFPSHLKYERLMLHHLTKYPNDFVGAVQRLPRALSIMFLHAYQSYLFNKALEVRVHTRDFVAREGEFYCGRGKLGFPDLSIKKDGSQNNSFLVCKLLGYETKESELTEIEKKLLEEEGITLSLFKIKKFPALSVKGAYRSALAPMVDFSFVRESGLFRFSLQKGAYGTVALQEFIGSGNH
- the topA gene encoding DNA topoisomerase I, which codes for MQLIVCEKPRVAQKIASALAEGEIRIGKFRKVKYYILKREGQEICVAPAVGHVYSLDQKSGEKNSYPVFDVDWRKAYEVEKEAHYTKDYIELLEELGKKADEIIIACDYDIEGSLIGYNVLRFACGRSEGARMKFSTLTSEELIEAYEKRTGVDVLNAKSGEARHILDWIWGINLSRALMEAIRKRGSFKIMSIGRVQGPALSILAKREKEILQFKPTPYWEVLFEAKGVTFTHEKERFEKREEAKKAYETTSKEGRVIKIEKKEYLQPAPSPFDLTSLQIEAHACLGIDPKRTLDIAQRLYEASLISYPRTSSQKLPLQLRLPLIIQRLSQNPKYSEHARALIANKRFTPKEGKKEDAAHPAIHPTGIISKLEGTEEKLYDLIVRRFLSTFAEPARRESQKIIIEAGSQRYRTSGNRTLFEGWFEIYKPYLRMEEVSLPSFAEGEIVKVEGLRIVEKRTKPPKRYTPASIIAELERMGLGTKGTRAVIIDTLFKRGYIHGKQIRVTPFGMSVYETLSENVPEIMDEGMTRKLEYEMERIQNGEIQEEIVIENGKRLLEEAIVHLNSLQNEVGKALSEGLVEKKAADSILGKCRCGHDIKEITSKSNKRFAGCSNYPNCSITYPLPQEGKIEPLGSVCETCGTPQIKVSRKRRKAFIMCLDPNCATKEGWGEWKSKKKEG
- a CDS encoding lysylphosphatidylglycerol synthase transmembrane domain-containing protein codes for the protein MKKIVLQMLLSLVILALIMYLADFEKVAQIIYEANLFYLAVAVVFYFSINIVMVFRIGMILDYLGEKTDYRRILTSHFGGMLASDFTPARAGYLLTAFLISRNQGVDLNKSLVSILGPQMFDFIFKFVAGGIGIWYLSTFILTFWQGTKLNLIMGLVVLGGMILCIWLLLFSKKFLELISFIRNLPAGKHAYETLLNMQQNSHAISSLTPQILVLLFVTWVLKAIEWWFISMGLGIEPNINFPPIIFWGFIQPIVTLLQFMPFPTIAGVGLAEGGASILLMQFGVSFPHSVAFTLMTRFVMVMVDIIGIGEVLRLIFRNEKKMSQIKAPKI